tattagggcccatatcaccgcccaagctcatcttgagtgtaaccacctagaacctgggtatcatggtgacatgtaggtaactttaaaccactcgacaaatggcaaagtattttaaggctgtacgtggtgggattcgaacctacgcgtagacgtctgccccatcccacgctcaccaccttatccactatgccactgcctcccttaGGTTTAGGTCAGTTCAGTACAGTCATTTCACTGTTGTTCCTTCTATCAAAAATCACAATTTGAAAAAGCTTCACATCTAACTCAGATATCAATGACATCCCAAAATTAGTTATCTGCTCCATCATTTCTACTGTGGCATGAAAACATCATTCATGTAGCTGAGGTAAACTCTTCTCTTTAAgggaaatataaataattacTGTAAGATAATATTGAAATAACACATCTTAAAGacatgttagattaggtttacaTTAATTAAGTTCATTCATTTCACTAATAATCTCTTCATTGTGAAGATCACAATATCAAAAGATTTCCATTTTACCAAGATGTAAATACTGTCTCCAAATTAGTAGGGCAAGATTATTTCTACTTTGCCCATCTCCCCTCTACTCTTCCCAAACCATCTCTGGTCTCAGATTCCTTGAGATAGACTGCAAGTAAACCTGTGAACCTTGAACCTGGAAGGCGAGCACTGTACCGCATACCCAGCAGGTTCAGAAGATGAGCCAACTCGACCAACTCCTTCAAGAAAAACATCATACTAtccttcaccctttcactgcttcaatcttcctttatcaatatttttggCAAATCTTTATAATACAGCCACATCAGATAGTTGACCTAGCGGGGGGTTCCAGTAAATAATTACCATCAAAATACATTCGTGAGGTAAAGGAAGGATTAATCTCAGTTCCTGACAACATTATAGGTAGCGGCCAGCAGCAGCCACCTGAAGGCGAGGCAATGCACTGACAGCACCTGAGAGCGGCACGCCTCACTTCATAACACTCTCTCCAATCTGAATGTGATACCAGGACCATCACAAACACTGCTTATCCCTTACACAATGTGTTACCTGTTTGCAGGCGACAGGACAGGCCTGGGATGCCAGTAATAATTAAACTATAATGGAAAGTATTGCCTCACGCCAGCCAGGCCGCCGTGCAACACGTGTGGTCACCACAGGCAGCCTGCGTGCTGGTGCCTGTTTGTAAACACTCAGGGAGGACAACGATAAACACTTTACCTAAACACATCATACATTTCTGGGTAAAGGATGCTAATTACTATAAATTTGTAAAGAATAAACAACATTGTCAATTTTTAAACATTGAATTTTCATCGTTTCAGAGAATGATAAAATTTGTAAAATCTAAAtgtaaaaaagctaaaaacccgtgtcacttacATAAATAGACTCATTCGAATGCTGCAATTTTGTTTTACTTCTAGTCCAGGTACCCTactggctactactactactacccacctATTTCACTACCTATCGTACTActttcactattactactactactactactactactactaataataataataataataataataataataataatactgctgctactactactactactactaactaggTACTTCTTTTATTAGTACTacagtgctactactactagcctactaccaaggaatatacaagaatCTTTGATTACTactttgactactactactactaggctaCTAGTTGTAACACTggttcactactactactactactagtcacAGCAATACTCGGTACATTGCtattacgtactactactactactactactattactactactactactactactactactactactactactagactagtagtagtagttgtagcagtacgtgctactactactactagatagatattattgttgttgttctaccaccaccaccaccactactactactactactactactactactactactactttgtagtactacagtaatagtagtagtagtactagtaataataataataataataataataataataataataataaaaacaataataataatagtagtagtagtagtagtagcagtagtagtagtaatgcacTATTGTTGCAACTtctagttagtagtagtagtagtagtagtagtagtagtagtagtagtagtagtagtagtagtcagcagcagcagcagcagcagcagcagcagtagtagtagtagtagtagcagtagcagtaacagtagtagtagtagtagtagtaacaggaacACTATTGCTGATGGTATTAAGCTAGTGTTGACTACTGACAGGAGTTGTAACTAACATGAAATAGTACCTACACACCTAAATTATGCCATTGTTCCTGAGCACACTTGAAGACACCTTGGCACTGCAAATCTAGCATCCTATTGTATGACTTCATAATACAACATCTGAGGAATACAGTGATATGGTGAAGCACTTTTCCAAGTGACTTCCCTTCAAGTAACTTATCATTGCCTTCCACTTATTCTTCCTAGCCATAGActgcaacagaaaacaagtacaaTGTATATAGATGATCAAAATACAATATGTAAGTTAGTTTAATTCTTCCACAAGACTATCCTGTAATATGCAACCCTGAGCAGAGGCCATTATGCACTACCACAGACAGCACTGCCACTCCTTGGGACACCTCAAGACCTCAGGTATTTATGTTGAAGTTTGCTGAATGCATGTATTCAAAGTATACTGAAATACAATTTGTGAAGGGTATTAAGTATTTAGATATACAGCTATTTctgatttgtatttttcttttaaacacaTTCAAAGTAATTAGTAGCCAGTTCTGGGAACCAATGACTTACCATACAAAATTTggctgttaaaaaaaaaaaaaaaaaaaaaaaaaaaaaattggctgttaaaataaaaaaaataaaaaaacacaaatgtgGTCACTGGGCAGTACAACTGTCTGAAGctggataaaagagaggaattaAGACACAAACTTTAGTCTCACAGCGAGACAACATGATGACATGCAGTATGGATTGATGTAACTACTTGGTGACAACACAAttagaacaaataaaataaaactgttAAGTGCAAGATAGTGCCACTGGATACTTAAAGGAATATtataaatagattttttttaaatctcaaaaacaccaataactccAATATGTACAAATTGCATGTCATTATCATCCTGTCTGGTGCTCCAGCCTCTGGTGATGATTGACCCCTGTGGACTTAAAGCTTTCCTTCAAGGCGATTATGAtcatcactaccaacaccatcctctcttcacttccttcacctttcattcattcatctcttcacaGAAAGGTCAAAAGAAATTATTAGTGAACATTGCAAAATTATTCTTTATTAAGCATTCATACAAATTTAAAATCCAtaaaacacaagacaaaaaaactGCTTGTCTTAAAATTATTTCTTTTAGTAAATATTGATGTTATACTGTCAAGCTAGATTTGAAAATACGAGTTTTGTTAATGCTGTTGACTGAATGTGGTCACAATTAAGTTCatattgtaaaaaaatatacacaaataaattaTCTGAATCTAAAAGACTTCCTTGAATTGATGATTCTAGAGTCTAGACCATCATATCAGTGAAACTATTACTGTGATAAAAACAATTGGTACAGTGATAAAAACAATTGTTCTTTAAAGATTGTTAtttctatacttttcttttattgataccaaatttttttttgctaaaagTAGCCTTATtgttacatataaaaaaattaatcacAGATCAAAGACCATTTGCTTGATGCCATACAGTCAAACATCATTCCCACATATCTTGTTCAGCAGGCACTTCAATCACCCTCCTGCTGCTGTGGCTGCTGCTCTGGGTAAGCTGGTCAGAATCTGTGGTACTGTCAGCGGCTTCACACACcttcctgctgttgttgctgcttctggCATATTGTCCAGAATCTGTGTGATCAGATGCTTTGGTCAcctccctgctgctgctgctgcagctgcttcTCTCTCTATAATGGTGAGAACCTGTGGCATGATTGAGTACTTCATCCATCCTCCTGCTGTCCCAACTATTGGAGTAGTGGTCATGACCTGTAGCATGACAAGGCTCTTCTTGCACCCTACTGGCACTGGTGTACTGGTCATGACCTGTACTATAAAAAGGTTCTTCATGCACCCTGCTGCCACTGGTGTACTGGTCATGACCTGTACTATAAAAAGGCTCTTCATGCACCCTGCTGCCACTGGTGTATTGGTCATGACCTGTACTATAAAAAGGCTCTTCATGCACCCTGCTGCCACTGGTGTACTGGTCATGACCTGTACTATAATAAGGTACTTCATGCTTCCTGTTGTTCCATGTGTACTGGTCATAATCTGTAGCATAAGGTGCTTCATGCAACCTGTAGTCATTGGTACTGTAATAAGAAGCTTCATGCATCCTAGTACTACTGATATACTGGCCATAACCTGTACCATAAGGTGCTTCATGTAGCCTGCTGCTACTGATGTACTGGTCATAACCTGTGGCATAAGGTACttcaccgctgctgctgctattccaGATGCACTGTCCATAATCTATGGTATAATAAGGTGTCTCATACTCCATGCTGCTGCAGCCACCCCAGGCATGCTGATCATAACCTGCAGCATGAGACAAAATGTGAGCATATGGCAAAATATGATTTAcaaatgaatgtaaaaaaatattaatcacaagaacacaaaaattTATAAAATACATCCATACACAAGACACACAAGAGTGGGAAGAGCAAGGCACACAAGCAGTGGTGGCAATAACATCATGCAGAGCACTAAGCTCCTTCAGTCAAGAAACACTGGTGTGCTGTGGTTCTCTCAGAATCCTCTTGGGTAGGAGGCACCAGGCAGTTTCCTCCAGTCTAATGTGTGCTGTATAGTTGTGAAATACAGGGATTTTTTCTGATTTCAtcttaaaataaaaatgtaacttCCTTCTCACTAAATTTACAAAGAAAATTGATTAAATAAACTTTGACatctaaatacataaaaaaagagagcacATATGCCTATATACACCTTTGGTATGATAGACAATTtcaggttttctctctctctctctctctctctctctctctctctctctctctctctctctctctctctctcacacacacacacacacacacacacacacacacaaaggagagcTAGACTTCTGACTTTTCACTTCTGAAGAACCACACATACAAACAGGGCTTCTATTTATGTTGGATTGCTAAGTCATAACTCTGGTTCTGTTCCATATCTATTCTCATCAACATGATGGTATCAGCTAAATAATCTCCACATACCTAGGATCTGAACACAGAATCTCTCAGCTGTGACCAAACCACTACAGAAAATATTCCCACTATTTCCAATATACAAACTACTTCCTCTATGTGATTACAATATTAAAAATGGTGCTCAATCTACAGTCcacagtatcttttttttccctgtaaTGTTCACACTATACAAATGTGCCATGGTGGGTGTGTGCCTCCCAACCATGCACTTTTAGCCTGATGGAGGGAGTTGCACCCTCATacccaagaggaaaaaaatgagagaagagaagaagagagactaCTGATAAATATGCCGTGCTCTTAATGAAGATATGGCAAATACAAGAAAGCACTAAAGAAACCCAATACACATGTACATTACACAATGAAGTAAGTTAAAAGACATgcttttttgcatttttaatcTGGGAGTGAAGGAGTCTTGGTATTTCTTGTACCTTAAGCCACAATTTGCTTCATAATTGGGTGTTGTCACCAAGTGCACACCTACCATTATTAAGGAACATGTGCCCAGCACGTCAACACATCATATTCATCATAATCCATATATGTGCTTTGAAGACAGTTTACATTTCCTATCAGTGAATAAACTACATCAATCAAGTGTCTTGTATTACAGATTGAGGAAAACTGACGTTAAAATTGCAGTAATTCTGGCTTTCCATCTTAATATAAATGAACAATCTTTAGTTAATGAAGTACTACATCCTCAAATTGGAAAATAAACATCAAGACAGTGATATTAAGTGTATACTACCTGAACACTGGCAAAACTGATATGTGAATTAATATGTAAGACAATGAATCTCAAATCCTGCTAACTCCTTTTATAAACATCAATTTCCATAAATAGTTAAGGACAAACATCCATCCTGGCCAAggctttctctcatttatttgctTATAACATCACCTTGCTATTTGAAACCCTTAAAATTCTAAAAGCAAATGCAAATCAGTCAGTTCTCATTAGAAACATCCCAGATCCTATCAACTCTTAAGATCCTAAATCTTCCAAGTTTGTTTCATGCTCAAGTTTTGCTCACATAACCTTGTTTCAAACATTACCTCTCTCTGCACTTGCATAGATTAGAATCCATTCACTGCTTATTTCACCTGTACATTATGTTCTGTACTCTGACTCTAGTATTCAATTCCTACTctcaaaaacaaatagatatataCAAAGTAAAATCCAATAAAATTAATACCACAAAAAATTAAGTTTCGTTCTCAAGAAATTAGTCTTTTTCCAAACCATCTCTTTATGCATTCTATTTTACAAACCGTATGTTTCATGCCTAGTGTTTAGCCATCCTTCTCTGTACCACCTCTGGCACCCTTCTATCCATCCTGCAATGTGGGGCACCAAAACTGTATGGCAGTTCAAATATAATCTGACCCATAGCAAATTTTATTTCCATATGTCTACAATTCTACATAACTGTAATGAATTAATTTCTATTTTCAATGTATTGTTTTCTTGAATGGAAACTCAAGGAAACTGAAAGCTAGTCTCATCAATGATGCTCTTTTCATTGCATcagtttctatatatatatatatatcatgaaaATATTTTCAACAAAAACAGTAATACTTTGCATTTGCTAATGCTATTAAGTTTGAACTCCCGTTTTCTgaccattcatttttttttttatttgttacgaCCATTTTCATAGTTACATCTGAACCGGATCTAATAATAATCCCATCTGTCTAATGGTCAGTAAATTCACTAAAAACACTGCCAGTGTTCCCTAAATagatccctgtggaacaccatgtGTCACTTGGATTTTGATACATTGAATATAACTCATTTGTCCATTACTCGCCCTGTACGTAATCCATCCAAGAATTGCTCAACTTTTAAGCACTCTAATCTTCTTTAAGAGCTCTTGGTGACCACCTAATAAAGCAGTTTACTAAATCTTCACACAAAATATCATACCAACAATTATCAAATTCAATGAAAATTCCCATACCTGTAGATCTCTCAACATACTACACTGGTCATAATCCTCCTCAATGTTCCTTACAAAGATCCCAGGAATTTTACCCAAACTTACATTAAGCTGACTGaaatgatagatagacagcAATAATCTAttcctattaaaaaaaaaaagaccacatTTGGTTTCCTCCTCTTGAGAACTCAACTTTGTTTACAAACACCCATCATAATGACAAATTCTTTCATTGTTACTGACCTTTATTGTCTCCATTCTTGGATCAAGTGGTTACATTGAGAAAATTTACAAAGAATTTTACCTTGGATATTAATGATGCTGGTCAACTGTGAAGCCTCTTCCTATAAATTAATCCTTGCACATCCCAGACTTCTTACTACCACATATATCTGcattttctccccactccagtaTCCTCTCATTCCCACTATCAATATCTTTCCTATCATCTCCACTAGTACCTCCaacacatttcttccttcttacttatAAGTGAAACCTTTCACCATACACCATATTCATGACACAGACCTATTTCAAGTAACAAATGTGTCATGTTTGGACTCGATGTACATTTTTCAATTTACTTCCATGACTGACCAGTCTTATTGCCAGGATATTATGACAGCCTTTCCATGCTAAGTGCCATTCCTTTCACTAAACACACTGATAACACACCACTCCAGCAAAGAGCTCTATCTCCCTCACTCATGTCTCAATTCCTCCACTCGTATTGGATGATTCCCAAATATTTCACCAACAATTACTGAAGGAGTACCTCTTGTACTACTAAACCAACTATCACAACTGTTAGAAGTCAGCTCCATATATATTATCAATAGTTGAAAAACCTCTGATTCTTATCTGCTCTTACAGCTGACTTTTCTCTAAACTTTGGTGAAGATGTCAGAAAAAAAGGTTGCATTGTATGCACatggtatataaataaatggaacaacagtttattgattttttttgttttaatgtttcatctttctcctttcttaagTAGCAGTATTATCATTGTATTTCATCATAACTTATAGATTTTTTCCATGGTGCATGCATGAAACAGTCTTTTTAGTGAGCATGCATTCCTGGATATTCAAAGAAAAATATCCACTTATATAACTTATATACCATTGAGGAGCaataattttccttgtttcataCTGATATTCTCTTTATGGATCAAAATATTctgtatttttactattttctctcaAATCTTCTAAGGACTAGACTGAGTAAGTCTGTAACTCTTCTTCCCTTACTGAGTCATGGTCAtcatcttttagagattttggtaaaACTTTTGTTTTTGCCTAAGACACATAAAAAATATTAGATAGTCTGGCACAacgctttgatctcaaaactatcCTCcaacagtttctatccttctctctgtgactttatcttaagttttctTTGTAACCattccactgctgctgccactgttcttctaaatctattaacagcagtgttcctcagggttctgtcctgtcacccacactcttcttattattcatcaatgatcttaaACAAACTTCTTgacctatccactcctacactaatAATACCATCCTAcattttccacatcttttaAGAGATAACCAAtctttcaggaagtcaacagatcacacagagatgccacagaatgcccaACTTCTAATCTCtgtaagatttctgattgaggcAGATAAAACTtaatagtgttcaatgcctcaaaaactcaattcctccatctatcaattcaacacaaccttccagacaaacaactatcccctcttcttcaatgccACTcaactttctccttcttctacactgaatatccttggtctgtcctttactcatgatctaaactgaaaacttcacacCTCATCTACTataacagcttctatgaagttagacatTCTGAGGTGTTCCCATCAATTTTTCCTTAACCCTTcaattgctaactctgtacaagggtctgATCCACCCATGtaatggggggggggaggacaATTTTATTTGATAGGGTAAAATCAAAAGATTTTTGTCTTATCAATTCCCttcctttgactgactgtcttcagcctctttcttattGCCGAAATGTTAAAtcttttgctatcttctacagttcttttcatgctaactgctattctgatcttgctaactgcattcctcaccacctcctgcagcctcactgcacaaagctttcttcttcctcttacccctactctgtccaactttataatgcaagaattaacctgtactctcaacttttttttttatttatttatttatttatttttttttttatataccatgtgggcttttcacaggaatttatgggctaaaggggatactttttagggtacctcctatctcaaagctcacacgctaggaaaccgttgctccgagtgaggaagcccaacctacactcaaaccgtggacaggattcgaacccgtgcgcttggagaccccaaagcacgcatggttccactgtaccactggtaaactctggaactcaatacctgcttctatatttccaactttctatgacttgccttcatttaagaggaaagctgtaagacatttattcctattatactatatctctctcagacctgcaaggggactggcaactaagtggggtttttttttcttggccaacttttccttcttacataaaaagcaaTTTAATAATTTAactaatttatatatttctttttctcttctcattttttttttcagaatatgCATCCATTTCTTATATAATTCATAGTTCACTTAGTAACTCTTACTCTCACAACTCTGATCTATACTAAAACTAGAATAACATacacaaagcagagagagagagagagagagagagagagagagagagagagagagagagagagagagagagagagagagagagagagagagagagagagagagagagagagagagagagagagagagagagagagagagagagagagagagagagcaccattaGAGATTTGTGAGCTGTTGAAGACAAAGGCCCATTAATATAAAGCTCAGGAAACAACAATGCCATGTTCCTCACCACCAACAGCCAGGTATGGGCGATACTTGagtatgaggtggtggtggtggtggtggtggtggtggtggtggtggtggtggtggtggtggtggtggtggtggtggtggtggtggtggtggtggtggtggtggtgatgatgatgatgatgatgatgatgatgatgatgatgatgatgatgatgatgatgatgatgatgacaatagtagtagtagtagtagtagtagtagtagtagtagtagtagtagtagtagcagtagcagtagcagtagcagtagcagtagtagtagtagtagtagaagagataTGCAGTTAGGAAAGTACGGTGTTACACAAACTAAAGCAttataaagataaaacaaagcatTTCAAGGAACTTCTGGCTAAAAGAAAACATTTCTCCAATAGCATAAAAAAGGCAATGTACAAATTAAAAAACTTAGCAAAAGGCACTAGTTTCATACTTTCAAGAGCAATCTTATGGTTAGGATTGTTATCCACTGAAATCTCTTGACTTTTCAAAagcagccgtggtacagtgggaccatgcgcgctttggggtccgaggagtctccaagcgcaccggttcaaatcctgtccacggtccaagtgcaggttgggcttcctcactcggggcaacggtttcctagcaggtgggctttgtgataggaggtaccctaaacagtatcccctttagcccataaattcccatgaaaagcctccatggtaaaaaaaaataaataaataaaataaaaagcctAACAAGACCAAAACTAATCATTATATTGTCATATCTgcataaacaaaagaaatcaaaaagaataaattactGTTAATGTGATATTTCTACAAATTATAGCTCAGTAATAAAGGAATTTATGATAAAGCTAAATAATTAATGGTTATTTTTCAAAACACATGGGATACCGTCATGAAAAAGTTAATACAGTTCCCAGTGATAGGTGTTGTCGGTGGCACTCTGCAGGTGAAGTGGAAAGATACCGCCACAACATTCTGTCTTTTCATGACAACACAAAGGGGTTAAGCAGACGACAgttaaacttccattgagaaaaaaaactgagccATTTCTCTCTGTGAGGATCTCAGCCAGGTGTATAAGTagattagatagataaaagagaatgtAGTGcatactgaataaataaatatataaaaaaatacgaaataaaatgggggaaaaatgagaagacaaTGAATTTGAATTTTCACACAGAAAAGTCAGAAACTAAGATCATAGTAGCATGGATGGTGGATTGCACATACAAATTTACGCAAGACTGAAAtcccaagccaagacaagactcGTCTTCACACAAGTCAGAAGCACACAGGTGATGCACCATCCCTTCACTCTGTCCTTCcaagttttcttttataatacACTATAAATATTACTGCAGTATTCCTCTGAACCAACTGCAGAATGTGGAGTCACACtgcatccctctttttttttcta
The window above is part of the Portunus trituberculatus isolate SZX2019 chromosome 31, ASM1759143v1, whole genome shotgun sequence genome. Proteins encoded here:
- the LOC123511587 gene encoding uncharacterized protein LOC123511587, whose translation is MEYETPYYTIDYGQCIWNSSSSGEVPYATGYDQYISSSRLHEAPYGTGYGQYISSTRMHEASYYSTNDYRLHEAPYATDYDQYTWNNRKHEVPYYSTGHDQYTSGSRVHEEPFYSTGHDQYTSGSRVHEEPFYSTGHDQYTSGSRVHEEPFYSTGHDQYTSASRVQEEPCHATGHDHYSNSWDSRRMDEVLNHATGSHHYRERSSCSSSSREVTKASDHTDSGQYARSSNNSRKVCEAADSTTDSDQLTQSSSHSSRRVIEVPAEQDMWE